CCGAGCAGTTACTTTATTATCATTCAAGCAGCGGATTAAATAAACCTAATTCATATGTAGAAGATTCTATTAACTTTGAAGAAGCTACTAATGAAATTGATAATGGAAGGCCTTTCAAGAGTGGAGTTACAGGTCATGCTCGAATGTGTCGTGGATACAAAATCAGTGGTTCGGATGAGTATTTGCGTATAGGTGATCCTAACCCTGTGTATTTCCGTATACCTTATTGGGAAGCATTTGGTTCTGAAGTTGACCGTATATATGTGAGGAGTTAAAACCCCTCATTTTTTTGGTGAATGATATGAATAAAATTAGCAAAGTAGTACTTGTTTTTATAGTCATTCTAACTATCGTAATACTGATAAAGCAATCTCACGAAGTTAAAGTGGCTGCTTTATTTATTCAATTTGAAAATGAAACTACTGAACCGGAAGTAGAAGCCATTCTTGAGAATTACGATATACCTGTGAATTATACCATAGACTGCAATTCTAATATTTCGCGTGGAAAGTACTACATAAAAGCAGATGAAGATAAAATCAATGAATTGAGGAAAGATGAAAACTGGACTTCTGTAGTTGAACTCAAAAAAGGAAATTATAACATAATTATGTTATCTGCAGAATTTGTTCCAGATGAAAATTTTCTTACAGTACTGGAAAAAAATAACCTTCAGTTGAAAAAGGCAGTCGTGTGTTATATCCATTTTGGAAATGGATCACCAGACCGGGTTGTGGGAAAGAATTGTGTTCTGGAAAAGGATGCAATAAGGATAAAAAATGAGCTTGAAAAAAATGAGAAAGTTTTGATTGTAGGCCTCGATTATATTCAAGGATAATATTCTAAGCTTCAGGTCATTGGGAAGCTTGGCCGGCCTGTACGGTGGATGGAAGTTCAGAAAGAAGTAATAGGGGGATCGGAGGGATCGGATATTCAAAAGTCCTTGGCGACGTTTGTTCATTTTCTATCCGGATTGATACACAAACTGTTGAAGCCTCTGGTTCTGAAATTAACCGTATGTAAAAGGGATTAAAACCTCACATCTTTTTTAGGTGTTGGTATGAAAATCAGCAAGGAAATAACTATTTTTATTGTATTTCTAACTCTCATAGTGCTTTTGGGATTGTTTACAAACACACTAAGTGAGATTAGAACGCCAGCTAACAACGAGCTTAAGGTGGGTGGGATGAACATCCGATTTGAATACGGAACTTCCTAATAGAAAGTTAAACATGTTCTTGAAAACTATAACAACTATAACATGACTACGAACTATAGCATAGATTGCAACACGGGTTCTATGGGAAATAAATATTACATTATGGTAGACAAAGATAATCGGGATATAAGACGCGAATTGAGAAAAGGGATGGAAGAAGAGAATAAAGATTGGATTATATCTTCTTCTGCTACTGGCATTCGAAAAGGACATTCTTACGTAATCGCGGTATCCGAACAGGCTGTCAATGATGAAAAGTTTCTTTCGATACTGAATAAATATGACACTCAGGTGAAAAAGTTCGTCTGGTGC
This window of the Methanosarcina mazei S-6 genome carries:
- a CDS encoding UPF0228 family protein, coding for MTTNYSIDCNTGSMGNKYYIMVDKDNRDIRRELRKGMEEENKDWIISSSATGIRKGHSYVIAVSEQAVNDEKFLSILNKYDTQVKKFVWCYIRFEKPDGFRYWIPEEDAVKMKNELENNESIITVSIDYINDQ
- a CDS encoding UPF0228 family protein, with translation MNKISKVVLVFIVILTIVILIKQSHEVKVAALFIQFENETTEPEVEAILENYDIPVNYTIDCNSNISRGKYYIKADEDKINELRKDENWTSVVELKKGNYNIIMLSAEFVPDENFLTVLEKNNLQLKKAVVCYIHFGNGSPDRVVGKNCVLEKDAIRIKNELEKNEKVLIVGLDYIQG